In the Marinomonas algicola genome, one interval contains:
- a CDS encoding DMT family transporter yields MTVAYALTLSVTALAAKIVQEEVAVAALVFWQSLVCLCFLLPQQKGHWERHSVTVWKVHFLRSVGGFSAFVFYYYALNHIPLVEASLLRTCAPLCVPFVVLFMHKVNIPARRWLPLIIGFCGVVLIIQPTPKDVNYWHIVGFLSAIGLAFSMVATRALSKSVRSEETMAVYFAVSAFLSLILVWIQGASLSVPMHLLGWVAVVSITLYLGMYLYTRAYTYAPASIVSPISYIGVVFSGVWGWLIWGYIPNFLAFIGMGCIFISILYSARLSR; encoded by the coding sequence AGTGGCCTACGCTTTAACCTTGTCTGTTACGGCATTAGCTGCAAAAATTGTGCAAGAAGAGGTGGCTGTTGCCGCGCTTGTTTTTTGGCAAAGTCTTGTCTGTTTGTGCTTTTTATTGCCTCAGCAAAAAGGTCACTGGGAGCGTCATTCAGTCACTGTATGGAAAGTGCATTTCCTTCGCAGTGTGGGTGGGTTTTCGGCTTTTGTTTTTTATTATTATGCACTGAATCATATTCCTTTAGTTGAAGCTTCTTTATTGCGGACGTGCGCGCCTTTGTGTGTGCCTTTTGTTGTTTTATTCATGCATAAAGTTAACATTCCAGCCAGGCGATGGTTACCATTAATTATTGGTTTTTGCGGTGTTGTATTGATTATTCAACCAACTCCAAAAGATGTGAATTATTGGCATATTGTTGGTTTTCTATCGGCTATTGGATTGGCTTTTTCAATGGTAGCCACTCGGGCTTTATCAAAGTCTGTTCGCAGTGAAGAAACGATGGCGGTTTACTTTGCTGTTTCGGCGTTTCTGTCCTTGATTTTGGTGTGGATTCAAGGCGCCAGTCTGTCTGTTCCAATGCACTTGCTGGGTTGGGTTGCTGTTGTCTCTATTACGTTATATCTAGGCATGTATTTGTACACAAGAGCTTATACTTATGCTCCTGCAAGCATTGTTTCACCGATAAGTTATATTGGTGTTGTGTTTAGTGGTGTCTGGGGGTGGTTGATATGGGGCTATATTCCCAACTTTCTTGCTTTTATAGGCATGGGCTGCATTTTTATCAGTATTCTCTACAGTGCTCGCTTATCTCGATAG